One genomic segment of Musa acuminata AAA Group cultivar baxijiao chromosome BXJ3-3, Cavendish_Baxijiao_AAA, whole genome shotgun sequence includes these proteins:
- the LOC135634349 gene encoding uncharacterized protein LOC135634349 has translation MDRPPWRRLEGKVVMVTGASSGIGREICLDLAAAGCRVVATARRIDRLRSLCDEIDGPGSPLPPPSSSFSARSAARSVAVELDVSTGGSVIEAAVQRAWDAVGRIDALINNAGVRGGVYSPLDWPEEDWNATFATNLTGLWLVTKYVCKQMVNAKLKGTVINISSISGLNRGKLPGAIAYAVSKEGVNAITKVMALEMGVHNIRVNSISPGIFKSEITESLVRKKWINKVATKIIPLRTFGTSDPAITSVVRYLIHDSSEYVTGNIFIVDAGATLPGFPVTSNKKRPIFHPCFPSPRARVSSSSRSSRSIALAMAAPKKVRAASRNPSLIRGIGKFSRSKMYHKRGIWAIKAKNGGSFPHHDPKPAEPAQSSAKPPKFYPADDVKTPIPNRRKPKPTKLRASITPGTVLILLAGRFMGKRVVFLKQLPSGLLLVTGPFKINGVPLRRVNQSYVIATSTKVDISGVNADKFHDKYFAKEKKEKTKKGEGEFFETEKEETKSLPQEKKDDQKAVDGPLIKAIEAVPDLKAYLGARFSLRSGMKPHELVF, from the exons ATGGATCGACCGCCGTGGCGGAGACTCGAGGGCAAGGTAGTGATGGTCACCGGCGCCTCCTCCGGCATCGGCCGCGAGATCTGCCTCGACCTCGCCGCCGCCGGCTGCAGGGTCGTCGCTACCGCTCGCCGGATCGATCGCCTTCGATCCCTCTGCGACGAGATCGACGGCCCCGGTTCGCCGTTGCCGCCACCTTCCTCCTCCTTCTCGGCCCGCTCCGCCGCGCGGTCCGTGGCCGTTGAGCTCGACGTGAGCACCGGGGGATCCGTGATCGAGGCAGCGGTCCAGAGGGCGTGGGACGCCGTCGGCCGCATCGATGCGTTGATCAACAATGCAGGGGTTCGAG GTGGTGTTTACTCCCCACTAGATTGGCCGGAAGAGGACTGGAATGCCACTTTTGCAACTAATCTGACTGGCTTATGGCTAGTAACCAAGTATGTATGCAAACAGATGGTTAATGCAAAGCTGAAAGGAACTGTGATCAACATTTCTTCTATTTCTGGCCTCAATCGTGGGAAGTTGCCTGGAGCCATAGCATATGCTGTCTCAAAGGAAGGTGTTAATGCAATTACTAAG GTTATGGCTTTGGAAATGGGAGTCCATAACATCAGAGTGAACTCAATAAGCCCTGGGATATTCAAATCTGAGATAACAGAGAGCCTCGTGCGGAAAAAGTGGATCAATAAGGTTGCAACAAAGATAATCCCTTTGAGAACATTTGGTACATCAGATCCGGCAATTACATCAGTCGTCCGCTATCTGATCCATGACTCATCTGAATATGTAACTGGAAATATCTTCATCGTTGATGCAGGTGCCACTCTACCAG GGTTTCCCGTCACCTCCAATAAAAAGCGCCCGATCTTTCACCCTTGTTTTCCTTCGCCGCGTGCCAGGGTTTCGTCCTCCTCTCGCTCTTCCCGGTCTATCGCTCTTGCAATGGCGGCGCCGAAGAAAGTGAGGGCAGCGAGCCGGAACCCTAGCCTGATTCGAGGCATCGGGAAGTTCTCGAGGTCGAAGATGTACCATAAACGCGGGATCTGGGCCATCAAGGCCAAGAACGGCGGCTCCTTCCCCCACCACGACCCGAAGCCCGCGGAGCCCGCGCAGTCGTCCGCGAAGCCCCCGAAGTTCTACCCCGCGGACGATGTCAAGACTCCCATCCCCAATCGCCGCAAGCCCAAACCTACGAAGCTCAG GGCAAGCATCACTCCGGGGACTGTTCTGATCCTTCTCGCTGGTAGGTTCATGGGAAAGAGGGTCGTCTTCCTGAAGCAGCTGCCTTCCGGACTTCTTCTGGTTACCG GCCCCTTTAAGATTAATGGAGTGCCTCTAAGAAGAGTAAATCAATCTTACGTCATTGCGACATCTACCAAGGTTGACATATCGGGAGTCAATGCTGACAAGTTCCATGACAAATACTTCGCCaaggagaaaaaggagaagaCAAAGAAGGGGGAAGGTGAATTTTTCGAGACTGAAAAAGAG GAAACCAAGTCTCTCCCTCAGGAGAAGAAGGATGACCAAAAGGCTGTGGATGGCCCATTGATAAAAGCCATCGAAGCAGTCCCAGACTTGAAGGCCTACTTAGGTGCTAGATTTTCGCTTAGGTCAGGAATGAAACCTCATGAGCTTGTCTTCTAA